TTCGCCGAACTGACTCTCAGTGCGCTGCAGGCAATCGGGTTCGACAGGTCGCGGCTCACGCTCAAGTCCTACCCCGGCGGCGAACTCCGCGAGTCCGTCTGTCTCGACGGAGTGCTGGTCGATCTAGAGACATCATCGACATCCCTCAACACCCTCAGTCACCCGCGCACCCGGACCCATGACGAGCCGGCTATCGCGATGGTCGACGCCGAAATCGGCATCGAGGAACCGAACAATGTCGAATCGGTGGAGCTGCAAGACGCGACACAGCGGAACGCGTTTCAGGCCCACGAACAGGACCGGAGGACCGAACTGGTAGAGCAGGTGGTACAGTCGGGTGTTACCGTGCTCCTCTGTCAGAAATCCATCGACGAAGCAGTCAGGACCGCGCTCGCCCAGCGGGGTGTCCTCCCTGTCGAACGGACCCGGCGAGACGAGTTCGATGTTATCGCCCGAGCGACAGGAAGCACGCCAGTCATGTCTGTCGACGACCTGACCGCGGACGACACCGGCACTGTTGGGTCGGTCACACAGCGGACGGTCGGGACTGCACAGACGCTCGTGCTGCAGGGCTGCCCCGAGGAACACCGAGCAACGCTACTGCTCCGTGGCGGCACGCCACACGTCGCAGAGGAAGTCCGCCGCATCGTGGCAGACTGTATCGACGTTACTCGTGTCGCACTTGACGACGGCGTGTTCGTGCCGGGCGGTGGTGCGGTGCCGACCGCACTGGCGATGGACCTCGCCGCGCTGTCCCGTGAGATCCCGGACCGGACACAGCTCGTCTTCGATGGGTTCGGAACCGCACTGGAAGCCCTCCCGCGGACACTGGCCACGAACGCGGGCACGGACCCACTGACCACGCTGACGGAGATAAAACAGCGACACGACGCCGGCGCAGAGACGGTCGGTGTTGGCCCCGATGGCCATCCCCGCGACATGATCGACGCGGGTATTCTGGAACCAGCCGCGGTGTTCAGGAGTGCACTGCAACGAGCAGTCGCCGTTGTGACACAGATCCTTCGGGTCGACGACGTTGTGCGAACCAGCACAAACGAGCGCACAGCGGACGGTGAACACGACCACGCCCACGCGGCGACGGGTGGCTATCCGTGGGCGGTGGGGCACTGAGAAGCGAGCAGACACCGACAGCCCTCCAGCCGACCGGCCGCTGGATCAGGCTGTGTTACTCGTCTTCATCCGCTGAAGGGCGTTCGCGCTGGGCCACGAACACCGGCCCGAGGAACCGGTTGGCGACCTGATCAGCCGGCATCCCGAACACGAATGTCGCCAGCGACGGGTCAGTTTCACCCATCACGACCGTGTCAAACCCATCAGAAACGTCCACAATTGCGTCAAGGGGGTTCTGGTCGCGGTCGATCCGCGTCTCGATAGTCGAGGGGTCCATGCCGAATTCTGCCAGCCGGTCCGCCAGCCCGCCGAGCAGTGTCTGGATATCGTCGTCGGTTGTGTCTTCATCCGCGACGTGATATAGCGTCACGTCGGCGTCCATCTCTCCGAACACACTGGCGACAACGCGGGCAAGCCGGTCAACCCCGATGGCCCCACGGACTGGGACCAGTACGTCTTCGACCGGCCCTGTGGCGTTCGGAACGAGAACAGCCATGCAGTCGTGCTCAGCAATCATACGGTCGATAGTCTTCTGTCCGTTATGAGTGAACACGAGTCGCCGCTCGACGGTGGCTCCGGCGTCCTCGAACATCTCCTGGTACTCGTCGAGCCGTTCCGTTGCCCGGTCCTCGAACTGCATCCGTGCCTGTCCGGGGGCAGTCTGTTCCGGGATGACATGGTATCCCAGCAGGACGACGTGCGCATGGGCGAGCAGTTCGGGGACACCCTCCGGGACCGATTCTCCCTCGAGGACACGGATCGGGACGAGTATCGATAGACGGTCAGTCATACTCAGATATCTCCCTTGAGTGTCACGTCCCCAGCGTAATAACGGTACCAGAGGTACGAGGCAAGCATGACCACGACGCCGATACCGATTGACGCGGGCTGCATGAAGACGATCAGTCCGAAGCTCGCGAGCGCGCCCACGACCGGGACCAACGGATAGCCCGGTACTCGATAGCTTGGCGAGTACCACTCTGGGTTCCGACGGCGCAACACGAGCAGGGCGATACACATCAGCCCGTACATAATCAGGTGAAGAAACGAGGCGACTTCCGCAAGGAGTTCGACCCGGCCAGTCGCGACGAGGACGAGGATCGGGCCGCCAGCGGAAAGCAACGCGACGTGTGGCGTGCCGTATCGAAGGTTGACTTCGCTCGCCTTTCTGGGAAGCAACGCGTCGCGGCTCAGCGCGTACACGGCCCGCGAGGCACTGAGAATCGACGCGTTCGCGCTCGAAAACGTCGCCAGCAGCCCGGCACCCAGAATCGCGACCGCACCGGGCAACCCAAGGAAGTCACGGGCTACTTCGACCATCGCTGTCTCCCCGAATTCGCCGAGTCGTTCAGCGCCAAACGCGCTGGTTGCGACGAAAATTGTGACAACGTAAAATACGGTCACGATCAGGACCGAGCCCACCATCGCCAGCGGGAGGTTCCGACTCGGTTGTTTGATTTCACCTGCAACAGTGGCGACCTGTGCGAATCCCAGATACGACGTGAACACCAGCGCAGCGGTCGTCAACACCCGGAAGTACCCTCTGGAGAAGAACTGCTCCGGAACGGTGCCGCCGCCGAACACACCAACAGCATCAAGAACGCCGTAGGAAAGGAAGCCCGTCAACACCACGAGGAGAACCCCGACTACGACGTTCTGGAGCTTCGCGGTGTTTTCCGTGCCGCCGATACTCAACGCCGTCAGTGCGACCCCGAACAGCAACCCGATGCCGATGACCGGGCTGAACGGGAGCCCGATGCCGAGCTCGGCGAACACAGCGCTCGCGTAGTGGCCGAGCCCAACCAGATAGAACGCGGACGCGAACATCAGGCCCAGCCACAGCCCAAGGCCTACGATTGCGCCATAGGCCGTCCCCATCCCCCGCGAGATGAAGTAGTACCCGCCGCCGCTCCGTGGCATCGCTGTCGCGAGTTCTGAAGTCGGAAGCGCCACGAGCAACGCTATCAGGCCGCCAATGGCAAACGAAAGGGTAGCTGCGAGCCCAGCGTTTGCGGCCGCCAGCCCCGGGAAGACGAAGATTCCGGCTCCGATCATCGTCCCAATCCCGATTGCCAGCCCGCCGACCAGCCCGATAGTCCGTTCTAGTTCAACGTCGTCGTCATGGACGACTGTGTCGTCGGTGACGGCTTCCGGCTCCTCAGCAGGTGCCTCACCGGCGATGTTCTCGCCCGCAGGGTCAACGTCGACAGGCTGTTCAGCCATGTGACAGAATATCCCACCTGTCTGATAAAACCGCCGGCAGGAGACATAGCAGACGCCGGGGATAACAGCGGTAACTGTCCGTAAGACGGATTGAACAGGCCGTTATGAGGATATCAGGCCGTATCGGAGTCTCTCGATAGTCGGGTGAGACCCCATTGTGGCTTCAGAAGCCAGTCATTCGGTTAAGCAGCACACCCAGCCAGTCGAAACAATTCTATGCGTAGGTCACCTCTACGTAGTACTGTGCGGTTCAGTCATCATCCTCAGGCGCTCATCATTCCCGACGACATCCGGGATACAATGGCGGCGCATATCGCGGCGCGTCACCCCCACGAGGCCGGTGGATATCTGGCGTGTACGCGACGGGACAGTCGGTTGTACGCGACCGACCACGTTCGGCTCGACAACGTTTCCCCCAGACCGCGGCGTCGGTTTGTCGCCACAGACACCGGTGCCATTCCAGCAGGGCCACGGGTGTTCTATCACTCACACACAGCAGCGTCGACACCATCAGGGTTGACGGGCACTGACCGACAAAACATCCGTGACCGGTTCGCGCTCGTCGTCTTTGCCCCACATGGGGAGCCCTACAGTTACCGGCTGTTCCGACTGGGGTTGTTTAATTGGCAAGAGGTTCCAGTGATGGGAGAAGCATCCCAAGAAGAGCCAGCCAGATTGCCACGGCTTGTTTGAGGGGCTGTAGGGGCGTATCGCTTCGAGACTGCTGTGTGCCGGGCGAAAACAATTATCAAGTGGGGTCGAATACGTCCGGTTAGTCTTCCTCGCCGCCAGCTACAATGTTGGGGTTGCTCTGTTTCTCGACGCTGTAGATCGGGTAGTCGTCCTTGGTCGCGTAGGCGATGACGAGGAACGACACGAGCCCGACCCCGGCGGCGATGAACGTCGGCAGGCCGTCGAAAGCGGCGGTGAAGATGTCGTTCGGGATATACAGGAGCGTGTTTTCGTAGGCGTAGGTCGTCGGCACCAGCACGAAGAGCACGAGACGGGTGGCGGAGCCAGCGATCATCGAGCCGAGTGCTGCCGGCGTAGTCGCGATATCGGACCAGTATAGCCCCATCACCAGCGGGACAAACGCGCCGGCCAGCATGATATCAAACGCCAACACGAGCAACATTCCCGTCGCAGAGACACGTATCGCAAGGAACACGCCAAGCAGCGTAATCGGGACAGACATCAGGCGCGTGACGGTGAGCAGTTTGTCACTCTCCGAGCCAAAGAAGCCTTCATCGACGCCGCCGTCCGCGGCGGCTGCCGGACTGCTGGAACTCTCCTCGTCGACGCGGATGTTGCCGATGTTACGGGCGATGACGGCCGACGTTCCCAGAATCGCCCCGTCGCTCGTCGAGAACGAGGCGGCGACGATGCCGGCGAGCACGAGTGCAGCCAGCCACGGTGGCACAGCGTTCTGGAGGAGCGTGTACAGCACAGCCTGATTCCCGGCTTCCACGCCGAGCGAGGCGAGAATCGGGTTCGCCGACAGCGCAACGACGGAGAACGGGACGCCGATGACGAGCGTGCCGGCGGCCCCGATGAAGCAGGCCTTCTGTGCGGTTTCGGGGCTATCAGCCGCAAACACCCGCTCCATGAAGTCGATGGCGACGATGTCACCGAGGCCGAGAGCGACGATGGTGGCGAGGTTGATGTACGCCCCCTGACTTGGGTCGGTGAGCTGTCCGAGGTTCGTCGGTCCCATGCCGGTGGGAATGGTGATGCCGTAGTTCGTCGTGACGTAGATAATAAGCGCGATGGAGCCGATGAACGCGACGCCTGCCTGTAACACGTCGGTGTAGGCGACCGAGAACAGACCGCCGGCGACAGTGTACGCGAGCACGAGCCCGGCGATGATGAACACGCCCAGCTGGAAGCTCGTTCCGACGAAAATCTGGAAGAGGTACCCGCCGGCGACAAGGTTCCCCGCAAGCAGGAACGCGTAGGCGACGGACATGATGATACTTGCGACGATCTCAGCGGTCCGACCGTACTTCCGGCGGTAGAAATCCGGTAGCGTCGTGAGGTTGAGTCGGTTCATCGGCTTCGCAAAGAACAGCCCGGTGAGGAACAGACAGAGCGCCAGCCCGACGGGCAGTGCCGCGCCGGCCCAGAAGCCAAAGCCTGCTGCGAGGTCGGTATTCCCGAGCGTTGCGTTTGAGTCGAGCGACTGCGCCATCAGCGTCGCCGCAGCCAGCGGAAGGATAAGTCCCCGACCGGCGACGATGTAGTTGATGCTGTCGCCGTTGACTTTCTTGGCAACATAGAACCCGATGGCCATCATCGTCACGATGGTGGCGGCGAGTCCGTAGAGGATGACGCTCACGGCGAACCACCACTGTTGACGATTGAACAGGTATCAACGTTTTTTACCCTACTTCTCGCACTTTTCTTCCCGATACAGTTTGGGTTTGGGTAGTATTCAGTCACATGAGTTCCGTTTTGAGGACCACATAAAGACGTTGTGACAGTATTGTTTACACAGTGGAGTTATCCCGCAACGTCCATGGACTGTAGGCGTAGGTGAATGGACATATGTACAGTACTTCATTGAATGTGTTTCCTAAAACTGTTTTAATACGGTATCCCAAAATTGAGTGAAAATCTGTCTACTTCTGCGCCCGGTTGGAGTATTTGTTCCAACCCAAAGTAGAAAATGCGGCCTGACCGGACACGAAATAGAGAAATAAATGCACGAAGCTCGAAATCTCAGGAGGACAAGGCAGTGACGCCCGACCCGATTCGAATGAAACGGAAAGTCCAGCAGTTGGGCTCCTCCACGCTGGCGGTGACAGTGCCCGTCGACTGGGCGCGCCAACACGACATCTCGAAGGGTGACGAGGTCATCGTCCAGCGCGACGAGAACGGCGGGTCGCTGCTCGTCGTCCCTGAACAGCCAACCATCGAGGATGTGGAGGCGACCATCGACGCCGACGCCCTGACCCCCGATGCACTGGAGCGGGCCATCATCACGCAGTACGTTCTGGGCCGACAACTCATTCGGGTTGAGGCGACAGCGCCGCTTGGTATCGAACACCGCGACGCCATCATGAACGCCGAACGGCGGCTGATGGGACTAGGCATCGTCGAACAGGCCGAACGGACGGTAACGGTGCGGTGCTCAGTCGCGCCGGAGGACTTCGACCTCCCGACGCTGCTGGGCCGACTCAGTCGGACCGAGGCAGTGATACGTGGAGATGCGATTTCCGCGCTCATCGAGGGAGACACCGACCTCGTCGAAACGGTAGAAAGCCGTCAAGAACAGGTCGAGAAGCTGTTTTATCTGTTTCTCCGTCTGGTGTTTACCATCTACCGGAACCCACGACTGAACCAGGCCGTGGGACTGGAGACCGGATTCCCCCTTATCGGATACCGCTCGGTCGCACAGGACGTGGTTCTGATGGCTGACACAGCCGTCGAGATCGCGAGTCTGGCGACCGACTCGGCGACGCCCGATCAGTTGACTGCGTCAAAGCTCACCGAACTTGGGGACGCACTTGACGACGCAGCCAGCGCAACCCGGTCGGCGGTGACGACACCCGACTACGACGCGACCGAAGACGCCCGCGCCGCGTTCGACCTGGTCGACGACAGGATCGCCGACCTGAACGCACATCTGGAATCAGAGCGTCCCGAACCGCTGCTGGCGCTCCAGCGCGCTGTGGTCCTGCTTGAACGCAGCGCTAGACACGCTCGCGATAGCCTCTCGGTTGCGACGCATCTGGCCTTCCGGAATGACCCCTCGCTGGTCACCGGGGAGTAACTGCTGACCGAGAGGGGCGAGCCAGCATTAAATTCCTTAAGGAAACTCGAACGGTACATGTCCACTCGTGGTCATAGGAGTGGGTTTTACACATCCGAAGGAACGCTTATCCGTAGTTCGCAATCATCTACTTTTGTCGATACACACGCTGGGTTCGACCAGTTCGAGCCCAGGAAACCACTATATCATGACTGACCGAAACGGCGACGACATCTACGGCGAAAAGCACAAAGAAGCGAACGAACCCATCTTCAGCGGCATCCCAACCTTCCTCAAACTCCCGGAGGTCGAGCGCGACGCGCTTGACGAAGAGAACGTCGACATCGGCATTCTCGGCGCGCCGCTGGACACGGCGACGACTATTCGTCCGGGCACCCGCTACGGCCCACGTGCGGTCCGGGCTGCCTCAACGGTCCCCTCGCCACCCTACGAGCACTTCAATATCGAGACCGGTATCGACCCATTCGACACGTTTAGCGTCGCCGACACCGGTGACGCTGCTGTCTCTCCCGGTGACACGCGCCAGAGCCAGTTGAACATCGAGGATGCCGTCTACGAGATCAGCGAGCAGGCGACGCCCATTGTCATCGGCGGCGACCACTCTATTTCATACCCCGACATCAAGGGCTGGGCCGAAGCGAACGACTACGACGACATCGGCCTCATCCACTTCGACTGTCACGCGGACACGGGCGACGAAGGGCTGACCGGCTTCGAGTACGACCACGGCGCGTGGGTCAAGCGCGTCTTCGACGACGACCTCATGGCCGGCGAGAACTACACCCTGATCGGCCCGCGTGGCTTCTGGCCCGGTCCGGACACCTACGAGGAGATGCGGGAGGCCGGCATGAAGTGGTACACTTCCATGGAAGTCGGTGGGATGGACCTCGACGACATCGTCACCGATGCCGTCCAGCGGGCTACCGACGGCACTGACGCTGTGTGGGTCTCCTTCGACGTGGACGTGATGGAGCCAGCTTACGCGCCCGGCACTGGCGAACCCGAACCCGGCGGCCTCATCCCGCGTGAAGCCATCTACATGGTCCGTGAGGTTGTCAAGGCGCTCGACCCCGAGGACTTCGGCTTCGACGTGGTCGAGGTTTCCCCGGCCTACGACACCAGCGACAGCAGCTCCTACAACGGTGGTGTCACCAGCGGGCTTGCCAACCGACTCATCATCGAGGTGATGGGGAGTATGGCACTCGCCGAAAAGGGACTGGAATCTGGCGACCCGATCAAGCCCAAGGAACCGCTCGGTCCCACGGAGGAAGCCGAGACGCCCGCCGACGACTGAGATAACGCCGCGGTATACGCCTCAATCGCTATTGTTGTACTCCGTTGGTGGGCGGTACTTGAGGGGTGGTGTGTCGGCCGATGGACGCTGGCTCGGATGACGCAGGAATGGTGTCACAGGATAGCCATCGGCGATACATGGACGCATCAGTACGCTCGGTGTTGAGATGGGCCCCATTTAGACCGCCGTTCGGGTTTTCTTGATGGAGTTCTAACCGGTAATATGGCGTCGGTCCTTACCTCACTGGGGCGATCTCGGCGGGATGAAAGCGACGACGACAATTTCTACGATAGCCCACGGTTCGTGACACACGCCGACGATGGCTTCATAAACAAGTTGATAAACATCTACGCGTCGGTGCTGTCTCCCGGCGACCGCATCTTCGATTGTATGAGCAGTTGGGTCTCACACCTGCCGGACGAGGACTACGGTCGGACTGTCGGTCACGGACTCAACGCAGCCGAGCTTGCGGCCAACGACGCACTCGATGAGTGGTTCGTGCAGGACCTCAATCGTGAGCAGTCGCTGCCGCTTGATGACGATGCGTTCGACGCAGTATTGTGCGCGCTATCGGTCCAGTACCTCCAGTATCCGGCTGCTGTGTTCAGTGAGTTCGACCGGATTCTGGCACCGCAGGGCCGTGTCATCATCAGCTTCACGAACCGGATGTTCCCCACGAAAGCAGTCCGAGCGTGGCGCGTTGCCGACATGGACGAGCGCACGACGCTGGTTGAGGCATACTGTCGTGCAGGTGGGTTGACGGTAACAGAGACGGTTACAGCGCAACCGGAAAACGACCCGCTTGTCGCCGTTATCGCGCAAAAAGAGTGAACAGACGGCGGCCGACGCGGCAGTAGCGAAGCGCGCTCTTCATAGCGGAAATCAGCACGGCCGGGACAGAAAGTCCGGACTGCCCGGTGCCGGCAGATGGCAACTACTGGAGTGGCGTTCGCTGTGGCCGCGTAGATGGTTAATTCGCTTGGTGTTGGCCGTGCGACAGCATTTGTATCTACAGAACATACTGCCTAGTATGGCATCGGAACAGCACGACGCCACGGAGACGCCAGCTACTGAGCCGAATCCTGCGGCGCTCTCGCTTGTCGGCGGGTTCGTCGGAACGGTGAGTGGGCTGAAGCGCGGCGGGCTCCCCGGCGCTATGCTCGGCGGACTCGTCGGTGGGACCACTGGGTACGTCGCTGGCGCTGCAGCAAAGGACGCAGCGACCGGCCACGAGACGCACAGCGATGAACCGATTACGATTGAGACGACAGACGCGGAACACGAGGATGACGGCACCGAGAGTGGGTCAGAGGAAGACGTAGCAGGAAACGAGCATGAAGACGCGTCGGCCGACCCTGACAGTGATGCTGAGGCTGACAGCGATGCCGACGGTGATAGCGATGGCGGACACAGCGACGCTGACGAATCAGACGCCTGAGACACACTGAACGTAGCCCTGTCGCGCACGGAGAACTCGGCACGCGAGACCCCCGATCAGCAGTCCTGTGATCTCACTCGACAGTCAGTTTTCAGTTGGAGCGGACGATTGTACATCGCCGAGTGGTACATCGATTCCCAGTAGGTCAGCGCTTCGCCGCCAGAGCCGGCTTGCAGCCGCCCGGTCCCGAGCAGCGTGTGAGGGTGTCGCCGGGCGTTGGCCAGCGAAGTACCGGCCAGAAACATCGCCGATTCGGCTGGACACGGCGAGATGCAGGATTTCGGCTGCCCCGTCTTCGACAGACGTGATTCCCGGCACAGCATCGAAGAGCTTGACGAACTGCGGGATCGGGCCGGGAAGGAACCGGCTGAACCCGCTCCCGGGGATCGCACCC
The Haloarcula marismortui ATCC 43049 DNA segment above includes these coding regions:
- a CDS encoding TCP-1/cpn60 chaperonin family protein, which produces MLGETTDDDSNNEPNPTQTAAGELADAIRTTLGPNGLDKMVVGENGTVIVTNDGSKIIEWMDITHPVGRLVEQAAAAQDNTVGDGTTTAVVLVGALLEEAATLRSAGLHPTTIIDGYGRAVEAALDQLAQYERGLHSRQDDRLTQIAKTAVTGRWDDASTDRFAELTLSALQAIGFDRSRLTLKSYPGGELRESVCLDGVLVDLETSSTSLNTLSHPRTRTHDEPAIAMVDAEIGIEEPNNVESVELQDATQRNAFQAHEQDRRTELVEQVVQSGVTVLLCQKSIDEAVRTALAQRGVLPVERTRRDEFDVIARATGSTPVMSVDDLTADDTGTVGSVTQRTVGTAQTLVLQGCPEEHRATLLLRGGTPHVAEEVRRIVADCIDVTRVALDDGVFVPGGGAVPTALAMDLAALSREIPDRTQLVFDGFGTALEALPRTLATNAGTDPLTTLTEIKQRHDAGAETVGVGPDGHPRDMIDAGILEPAAVFRSALQRAVAVVTQILRVDDVVRTSTNERTADGEHDHAHAATGGYPWAVGH
- a CDS encoding universal stress protein codes for the protein MTDRLSILVPIRVLEGESVPEGVPELLAHAHVVLLGYHVIPEQTAPGQARMQFEDRATERLDEYQEMFEDAGATVERRLVFTHNGQKTIDRMIAEHDCMAVLVPNATGPVEDVLVPVRGAIGVDRLARVVASVFGEMDADVTLYHVADEDTTDDDIQTLLGGLADRLAEFGMDPSTIETRIDRDQNPLDAIVDVSDGFDTVVMGETDPSLATFVFGMPADQVANRFLGPVFVAQRERPSADEDE
- a CDS encoding APC family permease, with product MAEQPVDVDPAGENIAGEAPAEEPEAVTDDTVVHDDDVELERTIGLVGGLAIGIGTMIGAGIFVFPGLAAANAGLAATLSFAIGGLIALLVALPTSELATAMPRSGGGYYFISRGMGTAYGAIVGLGLWLGLMFASAFYLVGLGHYASAVFAELGIGLPFSPVIGIGLLFGVALTALSIGGTENTAKLQNVVVGVLLVVLTGFLSYGVLDAVGVFGGGTVPEQFFSRGYFRVLTTAALVFTSYLGFAQVATVAGEIKQPSRNLPLAMVGSVLIVTVFYVVTIFVATSAFGAERLGEFGETAMVEVARDFLGLPGAVAILGAGLLATFSSANASILSASRAVYALSRDALLPRKASEVNLRYGTPHVALLSAGGPILVLVATGRVELLAEVASFLHLIMYGLMCIALLVLRRRNPEWYSPSYRVPGYPLVPVVGALASFGLIVFMQPASIGIGVVVMLASYLWYRYYAGDVTLKGDI
- a CDS encoding Mov34/MPN/PAD-1 family protein, giving the protein MRRSPLRSTVRFSHHPQALIIPDDIRDTMAAHIAARHPHEAGGYLACTRRDSRLYATDHVRLDNVSPRPRRRFVATDTGAIPAGPRVFYHSHTAASTPSGLTGTDRQNIRDRFALVVFAPHGEPYSYRLFRLGLFNWQEVPVMGEASQEEPARLPRLV
- a CDS encoding sodium:solute symporter family protein, which codes for MSVILYGLAATIVTMMAIGFYVAKKVNGDSINYIVAGRGLILPLAAATLMAQSLDSNATLGNTDLAAGFGFWAGAALPVGLALCLFLTGLFFAKPMNRLNLTTLPDFYRRKYGRTAEIVASIIMSVAYAFLLAGNLVAGGYLFQIFVGTSFQLGVFIIAGLVLAYTVAGGLFSVAYTDVLQAGVAFIGSIALIIYVTTNYGITIPTGMGPTNLGQLTDPSQGAYINLATIVALGLGDIVAIDFMERVFAADSPETAQKACFIGAAGTLVIGVPFSVVALSANPILASLGVEAGNQAVLYTLLQNAVPPWLAALVLAGIVAASFSTSDGAILGTSAVIARNIGNIRVDEESSSSPAAAADGGVDEGFFGSESDKLLTVTRLMSVPITLLGVFLAIRVSATGMLLVLAFDIMLAGAFVPLVMGLYWSDIATTPAALGSMIAGSATRLVLFVLVPTTYAYENTLLYIPNDIFTAAFDGLPTFIAAGVGLVSFLVIAYATKDDYPIYSVEKQSNPNIVAGGEED
- a CDS encoding phosphate signaling complex PhoU family protein codes for the protein MKRKVQQLGSSTLAVTVPVDWARQHDISKGDEVIVQRDENGGSLLVVPEQPTIEDVEATIDADALTPDALERAIITQYVLGRQLIRVEATAPLGIEHRDAIMNAERRLMGLGIVEQAERTVTVRCSVAPEDFDLPTLLGRLSRTEAVIRGDAISALIEGDTDLVETVESRQEQVEKLFYLFLRLVFTIYRNPRLNQAVGLETGFPLIGYRSVAQDVVLMADTAVEIASLATDSATPDQLTASKLTELGDALDDAASATRSAVTTPDYDATEDARAAFDLVDDRIADLNAHLESERPEPLLALQRAVVLLERSARHARDSLSVATHLAFRNDPSLVTGE
- a CDS encoding agmatinase family protein, with translation MTDRNGDDIYGEKHKEANEPIFSGIPTFLKLPEVERDALDEENVDIGILGAPLDTATTIRPGTRYGPRAVRAASTVPSPPYEHFNIETGIDPFDTFSVADTGDAAVSPGDTRQSQLNIEDAVYEISEQATPIVIGGDHSISYPDIKGWAEANDYDDIGLIHFDCHADTGDEGLTGFEYDHGAWVKRVFDDDLMAGENYTLIGPRGFWPGPDTYEEMREAGMKWYTSMEVGGMDLDDIVTDAVQRATDGTDAVWVSFDVDVMEPAYAPGTGEPEPGGLIPREAIYMVREVVKALDPEDFGFDVVEVSPAYDTSDSSSYNGGVTSGLANRLIIEVMGSMALAEKGLESGDPIKPKEPLGPTEEAETPADD
- a CDS encoding class I SAM-dependent methyltransferase, which produces MASVLTSLGRSRRDESDDDNFYDSPRFVTHADDGFINKLINIYASVLSPGDRIFDCMSSWVSHLPDEDYGRTVGHGLNAAELAANDALDEWFVQDLNREQSLPLDDDAFDAVLCALSVQYLQYPAAVFSEFDRILAPQGRVIISFTNRMFPTKAVRAWRVADMDERTTLVEAYCRAGGLTVTETVTAQPENDPLVAVIAQKE